DNA from Cetobacterium sp. ZOR0034:
AACACTTCTATTATATATACAATAGAAGTGGATAAAAAATAAATTTAAAACTAAAAGGAGTTAAGATGGCCATAAAGAAAACAAATGCTATGAGAGAGCTTGACAAAGCTAAGATAAATTACGATATTATCGAATATGAAATTGATGAAAATGAATTAGGAGCAATCAACGTAGCATCAAAAACAGGAAATGATATAACAAAAGTTTTTAAGACATTAGCACTTACAAATGATAAAGATGATCTTTTTATAATATGCATCCCAGGTAGTGATGAGGTTGATTTAAAAAAGGTTGCTTCTATTGTAAATTCAAAAAAAGTTGAAATGCTTGAACTTGCTAAATTAAAAGAAAAAACTGGATATATTAGAGGTGGATGTTCTCCTATAGGCATAAAAAAGAGACATCTTTCTTTAATTCATCACAGTTGTATAAATAAGGATTTTATCTTTATCAGTGGAGGACAAAGAGGTTTACAAATAAAAATTAATCCAAATGATCTAATAAAATTTCTTAAAATGGAAGTTTCTAATCTTATAATAGAATAAATAACAGGAGTGAAAATCAATGAATACAACAAACATACTTATATCTATACTATCAGATCAAAATATAATTGGAGTTATGTCTTCTTCAATCTCTATTATGGTTTTAGGTTTTTATTTAGGAAAAACAGAAAAAATTAAAAGTTATTTTTCTATACCTTTAGGAGAAATAATATTATCTCTTTCTATTCCTGCATTATCATTCAATGCTTTTATGAAAGATTTTGATAAAACTACATTTACAAATGGCTTAAATATTTTAATCTGGAGTATCCTTATTCATTTAACTCTAATTTTAACGGGAAAATACTTCTTCAAAAATTTAAATTCTGAAAAGCAACTTACATTAAAAATGATGACAGTTTTTGGTGGGATAACTGTATTTGGAATCCCTATTGTGCAAGCTCTTTATGGAGATTTGGGAATAATTTACTCCTCAATTTTTTCTATTCCATACAGAGTTTTGCTATATTCATATGGATTTATTAAAATGTCCGGTATTAAAATGGATAATAAAAATATAAAATCTATGCTATTAAATCCAGTTATTTTAGC
Protein-coding regions in this window:
- the ybaK gene encoding Cys-tRNA(Pro) deacylase, translated to MKKTNAMRELDKAKINYDIIEYEIDENELGAINVASKTGNDITKVFKTLALTNDKDDLFIICIPGSDEVDLKKVASIVNSKKVEMLELAKLKEKTGYIRGGCSPIGIKKRHLSLIHHSCINKDFIFISGGQRGLQIKINPNDLIKFLKMEVSNLIIE
- a CDS encoding AEC family transporter — translated: MNTTNILISILSDQNIIGVMSSSISIMVLGFYLGKTEKIKSYFSIPLGEIILSLSIPALSFNAFMKDFDKTTFTNGLNILIWSILIHLTLILTGKYFFKNLNSEKQLTLKMMTVFGGITVFGIPIVQALYGDLGIIYSSIFSIPYRVLLYSYGFIKMSGIKMDNKNIKSMLLNPVILATFMGLFIWIFQEYLPQVNISGQKYAFLRIDKTAFWIYKPLSFLAGLCSPLSWLAAGLKLSELSIKESFKNSIAWQFSIIKTIFIPILTLVVVYICNLFGILSLSKESLGVIIVMMGTPTASVIIAYSLKYNREPLVTSSCSLLSTIFSLITIPTLVAFLNFLKF